DNA from Roseomonas gilardii subsp. gilardii:
CTTCGAGGAGGAGACGAAGTTCCAGTAGAGATAGCGCGGCCCGACCGGCTCGCCGCCCAGGATCATCACGGTCGCCTCGCCGATGGCACGGAGCGAGGATTCCCCCCGGCCCAGCACCAGCATCCGCCCCGGCCCGTACTGCACGCCGCCCATCTCCACCGCGCCTGTGGCCACATAGAGCGCGCGTTCGGCGAAGCCCGCCGGGATCTCAGCCCGTGCCCCGGCTTCCAGCCCGAGATGCACGTAGAAGAGCGGCGAATGGGTGCGCGCCGCGGCATTCAGACCGTAGGCGCTGCCGGCGATCACCTGGCCATGCACACCACCTTCGCTCCATTGCGGCAGGTCGGCGCCGGCGTGATGGGAAAAGGCGGGGTCGGTCTCCTCCGCCCCGCTGGGCAGCGCGACCCAGGCCTGGATGCCATGCAGGCGGTCGCCTTCGGCGCGCGCCTTCTCGAATCGCTCGCTATGCGTGATGCCGCGCCCGGCCGTCATCCAGTTCACCTCGTTCGGCCGGATCGGCTGCTTCGAGCCGATGCTGTCGCGGTGCATGATCTCGCCGGAGAAGAGATAGGTCACGGTGGAGAGGCCGATATGCGGGTGCGGCCGCACGTCCAGCGACCGGTCGATGCCGGGGGCGAGCTCGATCGGGCCCATATGGTCGAAGAAGACGAAGGGCCCGACCATGCGCCGCTTCGCGAAGGGCAGGACGCGCCCGACCTCGATTCCACCGCCCAGGTCGCGGCGGCGCTGCTCGATCACCAGTTCCACCAGAGGTTCGGCCATGGGTCTCTTCTCCGCCGGAAGGGGAGTCAGCCTATCC
Protein-coding regions in this window:
- a CDS encoding pirin family protein, which gives rise to MAEPLVELVIEQRRRDLGGGIEVGRVLPFAKRRMVGPFVFFDHMGPIELAPGIDRSLDVRPHPHIGLSTVTYLFSGEIMHRDSIGSKQPIRPNEVNWMTAGRGITHSERFEKARAEGDRLHGIQAWVALPSGAEETDPAFSHHAGADLPQWSEGGVHGQVIAGSAYGLNAAARTHSPLFYVHLGLEAGARAEIPAGFAERALYVATGAVEMGGVQYGPGRMLVLGRGESSLRAIGEATVMILGGEPVGPRYLYWNFVSSSKDRLAQAAADWRAGRMKLPDADDQEFIPLPDGPMPSAPAMS